From the Lampris incognitus isolate fLamInc1 chromosome 6, fLamInc1.hap2, whole genome shotgun sequence genome, one window contains:
- the LOC130113612 gene encoding glycine cleavage system H protein, mitochondrial-like → MAASGLLRCLSANFSAALPLLARPAPVSPSRLASVAYFQRTFATSSRLLAALKYTDKHEWIRVEEGGGLGTVGISKFAQEALGDVVYCGLPEVGTQLAQQDEFGALESVKAASELYSPLTGEVVEVNTLLADNPGLVNKSCYKDGWLMKMTIANPVELDSLMDEAAYERYIRSIED, encoded by the exons ATGGCGGCGTCCGGCTTGCTCCGATGCTTGTCTGCCAACTTCTCCGCGGCTCTGCCTTTGCTCGCCCGCCCGGCACCCGTGTCGCCATCGCGGCTGGCGTCCGTAGCCTACTTTCAACGAACTTTTGCCACTTCCAGCCGACTTCTAGCAG CGCTCAAATACACAGACAAGCACGAATGGATCCGAGTAGAAGAGGGTGGTGGGCTGGGCACTGTCGGCATCAGCAAATTTGCACag GAGGCTCTGGGAGATGTTGTTTATTGTGGATTGCCAGAGGTGGGCACACAGCTGGCCCAACAAG ATGAGTTTGGTGCACTGGAAAGCGTAAAGGCAGCAAGTGAGCTCTATTCTCCACTGACGGGAGAGGTTGTAGAGGTCAATACACTTCTGGCAGACAACCCTGGCCTGGTCAATAAATCCTGCTACAAAGATG GTTGGCTGATGAAGATGACCATTGCCAACCCTGTAGAGCTCGACTCCCTTATGGATGAAGCAGCGTACGAGAGGTACATCCGCTCAATCGAGGACTAA